Proteins encoded by one window of Candidatus Pelagibacter giovannonii:
- the argH gene encoding argininosuccinate lyase codes for MVKNKNNTAIWGSRIKKDTSTLFQKVGNSIDIDKKLFQEDILGSIAHVEMLFRQKIISFKIKNKIIFGLNKIEKEILKNKFDYNRKYEDIHMNIEKRLFQIIGEEAGYVHTARSRNDQVITDFKMWTTSATKEINRNLDNIIKTILKISEKNIETIMPGFTHLKNAQAVSFAHYLMSYVEMFNRDKKRFTYNLESLSESPLGVAALTGTSFNIDRNFTSKKLGFKRPTNNSIDTVADRDFVLDFLYSASVCSMHISRIAEELIIWNSDGFNLITLSDKVVTGSSIMPQKKNPDLLEYLRGKTGIVYGNLFSMLTILKGLPISYFKDLQDDKEILFKSNEILNNSIAILNEVLKNLKPNKQQMLDLANSGYITATDLADYLVKNHSMPFRKAYQTTTSIVNYAEKKKKKLNELNIDELKKIEPKLTIEVLKIFNVKNSVNSKKSYGGTSFDNIKKMIMKYKKV; via the coding sequence ATGGTAAAAAATAAAAACAATACGGCAATATGGGGATCAAGAATAAAGAAAGATACCTCAACTTTATTTCAAAAAGTTGGTAATTCAATAGATATAGATAAAAAGCTTTTTCAAGAAGATATTTTAGGATCAATTGCGCATGTTGAGATGTTATTTAGACAAAAAATTATTTCTTTTAAAATTAAAAATAAAATAATTTTTGGACTTAATAAAATTGAGAAAGAAATTTTAAAAAATAAATTTGATTATAACAGAAAGTATGAAGATATTCATATGAATATTGAAAAAAGATTATTTCAAATTATAGGAGAAGAAGCCGGATATGTACACACGGCTAGATCTAGAAATGATCAGGTGATTACAGATTTTAAAATGTGGACGACTTCAGCAACTAAAGAAATTAATAGAAATCTAGACAATATTATTAAGACCATTCTCAAAATTTCAGAAAAAAATATTGAAACCATAATGCCTGGATTTACACATTTAAAAAATGCACAAGCAGTGTCTTTTGCTCATTATTTAATGTCTTATGTAGAAATGTTTAATAGGGACAAAAAAAGATTTACCTATAATTTAGAAAGTTTATCAGAGAGTCCGCTGGGTGTTGCTGCCTTAACGGGTACTTCTTTTAATATTGATAGAAATTTTACTTCAAAAAAACTAGGATTTAAAAGACCAACGAATAATTCAATTGATACTGTTGCAGATAGAGATTTTGTTTTGGATTTTTTATATAGTGCTTCTGTTTGTTCGATGCATATTTCAAGAATTGCTGAAGAGCTTATTATTTGGAACTCTGATGGTTTCAACTTAATTACACTTTCTGACAAAGTAGTAACTGGTTCTTCAATAATGCCTCAAAAGAAAAATCCTGATTTATTAGAATATTTAAGAGGTAAAACCGGAATAGTTTATGGAAATTTGTTTTCAATGCTGACAATTCTAAAGGGACTTCCCATATCTTATTTTAAAGATCTTCAAGATGACAAGGAAATACTCTTTAAGTCTAATGAAATACTTAATAATAGTATTGCTATCCTAAATGAGGTTTTAAAAAATCTAAAACCTAATAAACAACAAATGTTAGACCTTGCTAACTCAGGATATATTACGGCTACTGACTTAGCTGACTATCTTGTTAAAAATCACTCAATGCCGTTTAGAAAAGCATACCAAACCACTACTTCTATTGTGAATTATGCTGAAAAGAAAAAGAAAAAATTGAATGAATTAAATATTGATGAGCTAAAGAAAATTGAACCAAAGCTCACAATTGAAGTTTTAAAGATTTTTAATGTAAAAAACTCTGTAAACTCTAAAAAATCTTACGGTGGAACGTCTTTTGATAATATTAAAAAAATGATAATGAAATATAAAAAAGTTTAA
- the lysA gene encoding diaminopimelate decarboxylase — MKYIDKNLTIEKVKVQKIAKKFGTPTYCYSYKKLTENIKNFKKNFSSFSPLICFAVKSNTNVSLIREIRKLGLGADVVSMGELMMALKAGINPKKIVFSGVGKTSTEISYAIDKKILLINAESKSEIIEIEKTARLKKKIVNIGVRLNPNTDAKTLKQISTGKKENKFGVDEKTFFELVNFTNHSKNINLKCLSVHIGSQILDHKPYEKMLNVVNKIIKKSGHTFEFIDLGGGMGISYEKNSKKLNYQKYNIAIQKFLKGNKVKIIFEPGRSIVGNIGFLISQVIYIKENIKKNFIILDAAMNDLMRPALYGANHQTIPVVKSNNISKKIYEFVGPICESTDKFTTIKGFQKLKEKDLVVMCDVGAYGMSLSSNYNIRPKPAELIIKGSKINIIKKRQKLKDLI; from the coding sequence ATGAAATATATAGATAAAAACTTAACAATTGAAAAAGTTAAAGTTCAAAAAATAGCAAAAAAGTTTGGTACTCCAACTTATTGTTATTCATATAAAAAACTGACGGAAAACATAAAAAATTTTAAAAAAAATTTTAGCTCTTTTTCTCCATTAATCTGTTTTGCTGTGAAATCTAATACTAATGTGAGCCTGATCAGAGAAATTAGAAAATTAGGGTTAGGTGCTGACGTTGTTTCAATGGGTGAATTAATGATGGCTCTAAAAGCTGGCATAAATCCAAAAAAAATTGTTTTTTCAGGAGTGGGTAAAACCTCAACTGAAATTAGTTATGCAATTGATAAAAAGATTTTATTAATAAATGCTGAATCCAAAAGCGAAATTATTGAAATTGAAAAAACTGCAAGATTAAAAAAAAAAATAGTCAATATAGGTGTTAGACTTAATCCTAATACAGATGCCAAGACATTAAAACAAATTTCAACTGGGAAAAAAGAAAATAAATTTGGTGTAGATGAAAAAACTTTTTTTGAATTAGTAAATTTTACGAATCATTCTAAAAATATTAATCTTAAATGCTTAAGTGTTCATATCGGCAGTCAAATTTTAGATCACAAGCCATATGAAAAAATGCTCAATGTTGTAAATAAAATAATAAAAAAAAGTGGTCACACCTTTGAATTTATTGATCTGGGTGGAGGTATGGGTATTTCTTATGAAAAAAATAGTAAAAAACTAAACTATCAAAAATATAACATTGCCATACAAAAATTTTTAAAAGGCAACAAAGTGAAAATAATATTTGAACCTGGACGATCTATAGTTGGTAATATTGGATTTTTAATTTCTCAAGTTATCTATATAAAAGAAAACATTAAAAAAAATTTCATCATATTAGATGCTGCGATGAATGATCTTATGAGGCCAGCATTATATGGTGCAAATCACCAAACTATACCCGTAGTAAAAAGTAATAACATTTCAAAGAAAATTTATGAATTTGTTGGACCAATTTGTGAAAGTACAGACAAATTTACAACTATAAAAGGTTTTCAGAAATTAAAAGAAAAAGATCTCGTGGTAATGTGCGATGTTGGAGCTTATGGAATGTCACTAAGCTCAAATTATAACATAAGACCAAAACCAGCAGAATTAATAATTAAAGGATCAAAAATTAATATTATTAAGAAAAGACAAAAACTAAAAGATTTGATTTAG
- a CDS encoding lysophospholipid acyltransferase family protein: MIRNFLFSLFFFSGIVFISITFLPAILLPKKIVLFGGKIMGFWTSLCLKIFLSTKIIIKGKENIIRGKKFFIAASHQSMFETFFLQTIFNSPVFILKKELLMIPIFGWYLKKIGSISIRRNKISKENLGFFDDISKQVNSSERPLIIFPQGTRISPEDRTPFKKGSGRIYEELNISCQPIAINSGNTWPKHGQKKVNTILTVSILRPIEPGLSKEIFTKELENTIYSELDTLN; this comes from the coding sequence ATGATAAGAAATTTTTTATTTTCGTTATTTTTTTTCTCAGGAATAGTTTTCATTTCCATAACCTTCTTGCCAGCAATTTTACTACCAAAAAAAATAGTTTTATTTGGTGGAAAAATTATGGGCTTTTGGACATCTTTATGTTTAAAAATATTTTTATCAACAAAGATAATTATTAAAGGTAAGGAAAACATAATTAGAGGAAAAAAATTTTTTATAGCTGCTTCACACCAATCAATGTTTGAAACTTTTTTTTTACAAACTATCTTTAATTCTCCTGTTTTTATTTTAAAAAAAGAATTACTAATGATTCCTATATTTGGCTGGTATTTAAAAAAAATAGGCTCAATTTCAATTAGAAGAAACAAAATTTCTAAAGAAAACTTGGGTTTTTTTGATGATATTTCTAAACAAGTAAATTCATCAGAAAGACCATTAATAATTTTTCCACAAGGAACAAGAATATCTCCAGAAGATAGAACTCCTTTTAAAAAAGGGTCTGGAAGAATTTATGAAGAATTAAATATTTCATGCCAACCAATTGCAATCAATTCTGGGAATACTTGGCCAAAGCATGGTCAAAAAAAAGTTAATACCATTCTAACAGTTTCAATTTTAAGACCCATTGAACCAGGACTAAGCAAGGAAATTTTTACAAAAGAATTGGAAAATACTATTTATTCTGAACTTGATACTTTAAACTAG
- the dnaN gene encoding DNA polymerase III subunit beta — protein sequence MKFNVNQQDLQQALNYCQGVIEKRSTLPILSNVLLNASNSNLTITATDLDLIFIHQINNVEVIEEGSTTTTSSIMYDIIRKFSSGKKINLSLTDVSKLQVESEKSIFNLNCISASEFPLTDENFNQNEFSIKSKQLLKLLNKCKFSVSNDETRHYLSGIFFHQTQIEDKNFLTAAATDSHRMSISKIRLDRQVDFEPIILPKKTIFQLCSLLESYDGDVKISNIKSKIKFELNNSILISKLIDGKFPNYIQVIPKNNQKKLEIDLKLFLDSVDRVASVSLDKKDGVKFNLSKDVLNLSVNNTNSGDGKESLTVKFEHDLEISFNSRYLIDVASQLDGDKIEIFFNDTGSPALIKDPGDFDSIFVVMPMKG from the coding sequence ATGAAATTTAACGTTAATCAACAAGATTTGCAACAAGCACTTAATTATTGCCAAGGCGTAATTGAAAAAAGAAGCACGCTTCCTATTCTGTCAAATGTTTTATTAAATGCTAGTAATTCAAATTTAACAATTACTGCAACCGATTTAGATTTAATATTTATTCATCAAATTAACAATGTTGAAGTTATAGAAGAGGGAAGCACGACCACCACGTCATCTATTATGTATGACATCATAAGAAAATTTTCATCAGGAAAAAAAATTAATTTATCTTTAACTGATGTTAGCAAGCTTCAAGTAGAGTCTGAAAAATCTATTTTCAATCTAAATTGTATTAGTGCATCTGAGTTTCCACTAACAGACGAGAACTTTAATCAAAATGAATTTTCTATAAAATCAAAACAATTATTAAAATTATTAAATAAATGTAAATTTTCAGTTTCTAATGATGAAACTAGACACTATTTAAGTGGAATTTTTTTTCATCAAACACAAATTGAAGATAAAAATTTTTTAACAGCAGCAGCTACAGATAGTCATAGAATGTCAATTTCAAAAATAAGATTGGACCGGCAAGTAGATTTTGAACCAATAATACTTCCTAAAAAAACAATTTTTCAACTATGTTCGTTGTTAGAAAGCTACGATGGTGATGTTAAAATTTCAAATATTAAATCTAAAATAAAATTTGAGCTAAATAATAGCATATTAATATCTAAGTTAATTGATGGAAAATTTCCAAATTATATTCAGGTAATACCTAAGAATAATCAAAAGAAACTGGAAATAGATTTAAAATTATTCTTAGACTCTGTTGATAGAGTTGCCTCAGTTTCATTGGATAAAAAAGATGGAGTTAAATTTAATTTGTCAAAAGATGTTCTAAACTTATCAGTTAACAACACAAATAGTGGCGATGGAAAAGAAAGTTTAACTGTAAAGTTTGAACATGATCTAGAAATAAGTTTTAATTCTAGATATTTAATTGATGTAGCATCACAACTTGATGGCGATAAGATTGAAATTTTTTTCAATGACACAGGGTCTCCTGCATTAATTAAAGACCCGGGCGATTTTGATAGTATATTTGTTGTAATGCCTATGAAAGGCTAG
- the dnaA gene encoding chromosomal replication initiator protein DnaA: MTSKNITQNIKDLSSEALDWAVIQKDMKNKLGRDIYESWLRKIDFVEEMNSYVLLSVSTRFIRDWITSRYLDQILQIVKIYKKDLTRIEFKIIEKNSENEIENNITKKENNENVSFIKDTYLQYNRIDPNKRFDNFITGTSNKLAYEASMKVSENISHYNPLYIYGGVGMGKTHLLNSIGLSLKEKNKVMFISAERFMYQFVKSIKSNDMVKFKEYFRNTDILLIDDIQFMNGKEAMQEEFFHTFNALLDKGSQVIISADRAPNKLSRIQDRIKSRFAGGLVVDIQKPDYELRSKIVKQKTEELNIFYSNQINISEEIQKFISTEITTSIRELVGAINRVVSFSRIYNKVPNLSEIKVVLKDLLNIGENKVTIDLIQSTVCKFFKISKSEMLSSRRSRYLVRPRQTAIYLTKILTSKSLPEIGREFSNRDHTTIIHSVKTIEKLKEKDPEMTNNINNLKNQILYNKENEI, from the coding sequence ATGACAAGTAAAAATATAACACAAAATATAAAAGATCTATCTTCTGAAGCTCTAGACTGGGCTGTAATTCAAAAAGATATGAAAAATAAGCTAGGTAGAGATATATATGAAAGCTGGCTTAGAAAGATAGACTTTGTAGAAGAGATGAATAGTTATGTCTTACTTTCAGTTTCTACTAGATTTATCCGAGATTGGATTACCTCAAGATATTTAGATCAAATTTTGCAAATAGTAAAAATTTATAAGAAAGATTTAACAAGAATAGAGTTTAAAATTATTGAAAAAAATTCTGAAAATGAAATTGAAAATAATATTACTAAAAAAGAAAATAATGAAAACGTATCCTTTATTAAAGATACATATTTGCAATACAACAGAATAGATCCAAATAAAAGATTTGATAATTTTATAACAGGAACAAGTAATAAACTAGCATATGAAGCATCCATGAAAGTTTCAGAAAATATTTCTCATTATAATCCACTTTATATTTATGGAGGTGTTGGAATGGGTAAAACACATTTATTAAATTCAATTGGTCTTTCATTAAAAGAAAAAAACAAAGTGATGTTTATATCTGCTGAGAGATTTATGTATCAGTTCGTAAAATCAATTAAATCTAATGATATGGTAAAGTTTAAAGAATATTTTAGAAATACTGACATATTATTGATAGATGACATTCAATTTATGAATGGTAAAGAAGCAATGCAGGAAGAGTTTTTTCATACATTTAATGCATTATTAGACAAAGGCTCACAAGTGATCATCTCGGCAGACAGGGCTCCAAACAAATTATCAAGAATTCAAGATAGAATTAAATCAAGATTTGCTGGAGGTCTTGTTGTTGATATACAAAAACCAGATTATGAGCTTAGGAGTAAAATTGTTAAGCAAAAAACAGAGGAGCTAAACATTTTTTATTCAAATCAAATAAATATTTCAGAAGAAATACAAAAATTCATAAGTACAGAAATAACCACAAGTATAAGAGAGTTAGTAGGAGCAATTAATAGAGTTGTTTCTTTTTCAAGAATTTATAACAAAGTTCCAAATTTATCAGAAATTAAAGTAGTTTTAAAAGATCTATTAAATATTGGGGAAAACAAAGTAACAATAGATTTAATACAATCGACTGTATGTAAGTTCTTTAAAATAAGTAAAAGTGAAATGCTTTCTTCAAGAAGATCCAGATATCTTGTGAGACCAAGACAAACAGCAATATATTTAACAAAAATTTTGACATCCAAGTCATTGCCTGAGATTGGAAGAGAATTTTCTAATAGAGATCATACAACGATCATTCATTCGGTAAAAACTATTGAAAAATTGAAGGAAAAAGATCCAGAAATGACAAACAATATTAATAATCTAAAAAATCAGATATTGTATAATAAAGAAAATGAAATTTAA
- the rpsT gene encoding 30S ribosomal protein S20, translating into MANTKSAIKRIRKIATQTLVNKARKSKYRNAIKKMNLLLVEKKKDEALKFLPKLNSELMKVAKTGIIKKANASRNISRITKKISAL; encoded by the coding sequence ATGGCAAACACAAAATCAGCAATTAAAAGAATTAGAAAAATTGCTACACAAACACTGGTTAATAAGGCTCGTAAGAGTAAGTATAGAAATGCTATAAAAAAAATGAATCTACTTCTAGTAGAAAAGAAAAAAGATGAAGCATTAAAATTCTTGCCAAAATTGAACTCTGAATTGATGAAAGTTGCAAAAACTGGAATTATAAAGAAAGCAAATGCCTCAAGAAACATTTCAAGAATAACAAAGAAAATTTCAGCTTTATAA
- the mutM gene encoding bifunctional DNA-formamidopyrimidine glycosylase/DNA-(apurinic or apyrimidinic site) lyase encodes MPELPEVEIVKQSLSKKIERKKIKKIIITNRNLRFKIPIKFEELLKNKIIKKVTRFSKYLILNFNDESFCLIHLGMSGTVHLIKKDKISKFTNTSFYNSPSLPEKHNHVEIHFEGLRVIYNDPRRFGFFKFIDNKKELEKRFSHLGPEPFFKNFNLEYLIDYFTNKKKDIKSFLLDQNFVSGIGNIYASEILFLCKINPTTYASKLTKEDCKKIITYSKSILKRAIKKGGSSIRDFKNITGKSGNFQKEFRVYQRESLSCLRNKCNGKIQKIFISGRSTFFCNICQK; translated from the coding sequence ATGCCAGAATTACCAGAAGTAGAAATAGTCAAACAATCGTTATCTAAAAAAATAGAGCGTAAAAAAATCAAAAAAATAATAATTACGAATAGAAACTTAAGGTTTAAAATTCCTATAAAATTTGAAGAATTATTAAAAAATAAAATTATTAAAAAAGTAACTAGATTTTCAAAGTATTTGATCTTGAATTTTAATGATGAATCCTTTTGTTTAATTCATTTAGGAATGTCTGGGACTGTGCATTTAATAAAAAAAGATAAGATTAGTAAGTTTACCAATACTAGTTTTTATAACTCACCAAGCCTTCCAGAAAAACATAACCATGTCGAGATTCATTTTGAGGGTTTAAGAGTAATATACAATGATCCTAGAAGATTTGGTTTTTTTAAATTTATAGATAATAAGAAGGAACTTGAAAAAAGATTTAGTCACTTAGGACCAGAACCTTTTTTTAAAAATTTTAACTTAGAATATTTAATTGATTATTTCACAAATAAAAAAAAAGATATAAAAAGTTTCTTATTAGATCAAAATTTTGTATCAGGAATTGGAAATATCTATGCTAGTGAAATTTTATTCTTATGCAAAATTAATCCAACTACCTATGCATCAAAATTAACCAAAGAAGATTGCAAAAAAATTATTACTTATTCAAAAAGTATACTTAAAAGGGCTATTAAAAAAGGAGGGTCAAGTATTCGAGATTTTAAAAACATCACAGGAAAAAGTGGAAACTTCCAAAAAGAATTTAGAGTTTATCAAAGAGAAAGTCTAAGCTGTTTAAGAAATAAATGTAATGGGAAAATTCAGAAAATATTCATATCTGGTAGATCAACTTTCTTTTGTAATATTTGCCAAAAATAG
- the ubiE gene encoding bifunctional demethylmenaquinone methyltransferase/2-methoxy-6-polyprenyl-1,4-benzoquinol methylase UbiE, translating to MQQYLQNKKGLVQRVFDNVYDKYDLMNDFMSLGVHRIWKKDLLSWMNPSNNKTLIDVACGTGDLGKLFLDATDKNGEIFCVDPNKGMIGKGKEKLSTYKNINWIIAPAEKLPIQDNSCDYYTISFGLRNTKDLNKALSEAYRVLKPGGRYLCLEFSKIQNSNLDFIYKNYSRLIPLVGKAIVGQKEPYEYLIKSIEEFINQEELIDLMNKNKFVNCSYRNLSGGIVAIHSGWKV from the coding sequence ATGCAACAATATCTCCAAAATAAAAAAGGCCTTGTTCAAAGGGTCTTTGATAATGTCTATGACAAATATGATTTGATGAATGACTTTATGTCATTAGGAGTTCATAGAATTTGGAAAAAAGATCTATTAAGTTGGATGAACCCTTCAAATAATAAAACCTTAATTGATGTTGCATGTGGTACTGGAGATCTTGGTAAACTTTTTTTAGATGCAACTGATAAAAATGGAGAAATATTTTGTGTTGATCCAAATAAAGGAATGATTGGTAAAGGCAAAGAAAAGTTAAGTACTTATAAAAATATCAATTGGATAATAGCTCCTGCTGAAAAACTGCCCATTCAGGATAATTCTTGCGATTATTACACAATTAGTTTTGGGCTGCGAAATACCAAAGATCTAAACAAAGCTCTATCAGAAGCTTATAGAGTTTTAAAACCAGGAGGTCGTTATTTATGTTTAGAATTTTCTAAAATTCAAAACTCTAATTTGGACTTTATATATAAAAACTATTCAAGACTTATTCCTTTGGTTGGTAAAGCTATTGTTGGACAAAAAGAACCTTATGAATATCTAATTAAAAGCATTGAAGAATTTATTAATCAAGAAGAATTGATAGATTTGATGAATAAAAATAAATTTGTTAACTGTAGTTATAGAAATTTATCAGGTGGAATTGTAGCTATTCATTCAGGTTGGAAGGTCTAA
- the ubiB gene encoding 2-polyprenylphenol 6-hydroxylase, producing MLKKIFILFKLGRKLARSDILAILSKFKRPPLAIKILFQIFSFSFSTPNKTNLNENEGAKLSKSLQSMGTTFIKLGQFLVTRPDIIGDDLAKQLEGLQDRLPAFTLTEAKTIIKKDLGDDTFNSIIDLSEPVAAASIAQVHKAKINDNGTIKDVAIKILRPDIKKVFNEEIDALMLFAFMIESFIKKTKRLKLVEVVFLLKEITNLEMDLRFEAAAANEYAENTKNDAGFRVPTIYWNFTSENVMTLDWVDGVSIRETEDLQKRNIDTKRIASDVIQHFLRHAVRDGFFHADMHQGNIFIDDNGQIVPIDFGIMGRLDNLSKRFLAEILFGFIQRDYKKVAEVHLVAGLVPKDVPVNDLAQALRSIGEPIFGQSVKDISGGKLLKQLFEVTEKFNMQTQPQLLMLQKTMVVVEGVARKLNPNTNIWETSKPVLENWLRETKDPINTLNESLKTTTEVIKRLPDFPEIMDKANQALSFLASGQIPQNSNSFTALNEKRSEMTAFRNQSIVGLLLLVIFGLVVF from the coding sequence ATGTTAAAAAAAATTTTCATTTTATTTAAATTAGGAAGAAAATTAGCTCGTTCTGACATCCTAGCTATTCTTTCTAAGTTTAAGAGACCACCCTTAGCAATCAAGATTCTCTTTCAAATATTTTCATTTTCTTTTTCAACTCCTAACAAAACTAATTTAAACGAAAATGAAGGAGCAAAGCTATCTAAATCTCTACAATCAATGGGAACTACATTTATTAAATTAGGACAGTTTTTAGTTACTAGACCTGATATTATTGGAGATGATTTAGCAAAACAATTAGAGGGCTTACAAGATAGATTGCCCGCTTTTACTTTAACTGAAGCAAAAACAATAATCAAAAAAGATCTAGGAGATGATACGTTCAATTCAATCATTGATTTAAGTGAACCAGTTGCAGCAGCTTCAATAGCGCAGGTTCATAAAGCAAAAATAAATGATAATGGAACCATAAAGGATGTTGCTATTAAAATTTTAAGACCAGATATTAAAAAAGTATTTAATGAAGAAATAGATGCCTTAATGCTTTTTGCTTTTATGATTGAGTCATTTATAAAAAAAACTAAAAGATTAAAATTAGTAGAAGTTGTTTTTCTTCTTAAAGAAATAACTAATTTAGAAATGGATTTAAGATTTGAGGCAGCAGCTGCAAATGAATACGCTGAAAATACAAAGAATGATGCAGGTTTCAGGGTTCCTACTATTTATTGGAATTTTACAAGCGAAAATGTGATGACACTTGATTGGGTTGATGGTGTTTCTATTCGTGAAACAGAAGATTTACAAAAAAGAAACATAGATACTAAAAGGATTGCATCTGATGTTATTCAACATTTTTTAAGACATGCTGTTAGAGATGGTTTTTTTCATGCTGATATGCATCAAGGAAATATATTTATCGATGATAATGGACAAATTGTTCCTATAGATTTTGGTATAATGGGAAGATTAGATAATCTTAGTAAAAGATTTTTAGCTGAGATTTTATTTGGATTTATTCAAAGAGACTACAAAAAAGTTGCTGAAGTACATTTGGTTGCTGGTCTAGTTCCTAAAGATGTACCTGTTAATGATTTAGCGCAAGCGTTAAGATCTATTGGTGAGCCAATCTTTGGGCAATCTGTAAAAGATATTTCTGGTGGGAAATTGTTAAAACAGCTTTTTGAAGTTACTGAAAAATTTAACATGCAAACCCAACCACAATTATTGATGTTACAAAAAACAATGGTAGTCGTTGAAGGTGTAGCCAGAAAACTTAACCCTAATACCAATATATGGGAGACTTCAAAACCAGTTTTAGAAAATTGGTTAAGAGAAACAAAAGATCCAATCAATACCTTAAATGAAAGTTTAAAAACTACTACTGAAGTAATTAAAAGATTGCCTGATTTTCCAGAGATTATGGATAAAGCCAATCAAGCTCTATCGTTTTTAGCAAGTGGACAGATCCCCCAAAATTCAAATTCGTTTACCGCTTTAAATGAAAAGAGATCTGAAATGACTGCCTTTAGAAATCAGTCTATTGTTGGTTTATTACTGCTTGTAATTTTTGGTCTAGTAGTATTTTAA
- the coaBC gene encoding bifunctional phosphopantothenoylcysteine decarboxylase/phosphopantothenate--cysteine ligase CoaBC, giving the protein MNNLSERKILLIICGGISAYKSLELIRSLKKLGAKVKTILTKSAKEFITPLSVASLSQEKVYEDLFSPEDEAEMDHISLSRWADLIVVAPATANTISKLSVGSSEDLASTVILASDKDIFLTPAMNVRMWEHPSTKENLKKLQSFGYKIIGPEIGDMACGEFGEGKMTEPNNIVQEINSYFSELNKNYKLKALVTAGPTNEYIDPVRFITNKSSGKQGHALAKAFAKKGFQTTLISGPTNLEVGSNINLIKVETADEMFKATQDNLPVDVAIFSAAVADFKVKETNNNKIKKQEKLHLELEKNIDVLNYVSKHNSLRPKLVIGFAAETNNIEENAKKKLKEKNCDWIIANDVSNKAIGFDSNFNEVSIYHKDKDMDDERLTIKSKSEISDEIVERVIKKLN; this is encoded by the coding sequence ATGAATAATTTATCTGAAAGAAAAATACTTTTAATAATATGTGGTGGCATATCTGCTTATAAAAGTTTAGAACTAATTAGATCATTAAAAAAATTAGGTGCAAAAGTTAAAACTATTCTTACTAAAAGTGCCAAAGAATTTATAACTCCTTTGTCCGTTGCCTCCCTATCTCAAGAAAAAGTTTATGAAGACTTATTTAGCCCTGAAGATGAGGCTGAAATGGATCATATTTCACTTTCTAGATGGGCAGACTTAATTGTTGTGGCTCCAGCTACGGCTAATACAATTTCAAAATTGAGTGTAGGATCCTCGGAAGATCTTGCTTCGACTGTAATTTTGGCATCTGATAAAGATATTTTTTTAACGCCAGCTATGAATGTTAGAATGTGGGAGCACCCATCAACAAAAGAAAATCTTAAAAAATTACAATCATTTGGTTATAAGATTATTGGTCCTGAAATTGGAGATATGGCCTGTGGAGAATTTGGTGAAGGGAAAATGACTGAACCAAATAATATTGTTCAAGAAATTAATTCATACTTTAGTGAATTAAATAAAAATTATAAATTAAAAGCCTTAGTAACTGCCGGACCAACTAATGAATATATTGACCCTGTAAGATTTATAACAAATAAATCTTCTGGAAAACAAGGCCATGCTTTAGCAAAAGCATTTGCTAAAAAAGGCTTTCAAACTACTTTAATTTCTGGACCTACAAATTTAGAGGTGGGCAGCAATATAAACTTAATTAAAGTAGAAACTGCAGATGAGATGTTTAAAGCTACACAAGATAATCTACCGGTAGATGTAGCAATTTTTTCAGCAGCTGTTGCTGACTTCAAGGTTAAAGAAACAAATAATAATAAAATAAAAAAACAGGAAAAATTACATTTAGAACTAGAAAAAAATATTGATGTTTTAAATTATGTATCAAAACATAATTCTCTTAGACCAAAGCTGGTAATTGGATTTGCTGCAGAAACTAATAATATAGAAGAGAATGCAAAAAAAAAATTAAAAGAAAAAAATTGTGACTGGATAATAGCAAATGATGTATCCAATAAAGCAATTGGATTTGACTCTAATTTTAATGAAGTTTCAATTTATCATAAAGATAAAGATATGGATGATGAAAGACTTACAATAAAAAGTAAATCTGAAATTTCTGATGAAATAGTAGAAAGAGTTATTAAAAAATTAAATTAA